From Enterococcus wangshanyuanii, the proteins below share one genomic window:
- a CDS encoding MurR/RpiR family transcriptional regulator, whose product MEFQQRVINQEYRLTDLEDELVAYIAKNKASVSKMKIIELASLFFTVPNTITRLCHKLGYSGYSELKNELKRESEQPSDNSFKQKELLVKNFELIDFEREKLVVQLFKAAKRINFFAIGQTAYAAKIVVDNFYAIDDKAFFYTYANELRHKIQHATEEVFFFISLSGEKEQILELAKLAHEHQHKVVSLTGLSSNSLARLADISLFCYSPEVIRNHYNITDKTPLLVIMNSLFETYIDS is encoded by the coding sequence ATGGAGTTTCAGCAAAGAGTGATCAATCAAGAGTATCGTTTGACTGATTTAGAAGACGAGCTTGTAGCCTATATCGCTAAAAATAAAGCGAGTGTTTCCAAAATGAAGATCATAGAGCTTGCCTCTCTTTTTTTCACTGTTCCAAATACGATCACTAGGTTGTGCCATAAGCTCGGTTACTCTGGGTATTCTGAGTTGAAAAATGAGCTAAAACGAGAAAGTGAACAGCCTTCAGATAACTCATTCAAGCAGAAAGAACTGTTAGTTAAAAATTTTGAACTCATTGATTTTGAGCGGGAAAAGCTCGTCGTGCAATTATTCAAAGCTGCAAAACGGATCAATTTTTTTGCGATCGGTCAAACCGCCTATGCAGCAAAGATCGTCGTTGATAATTTTTATGCAATAGATGATAAGGCGTTTTTTTATACATATGCGAATGAGTTAAGGCACAAAATCCAGCATGCAACAGAGGAAGTTTTTTTCTTTATTAGTCTTTCAGGAGAGAAGGAGCAAATATTAGAATTAGCGAAATTGGCGCATGAGCATCAACATAAGGTGGTTTCTCTGACAGGTTTAAGCAGCAATTCTTTAGCGAGATTAGCGGACATCAGTTTATTTTGTTATTCGCCTGAAGTGATCAGGAATCATTACAATATCACAGACAAAACGCCGCTGTTGGTCATTATGAACAGTCTTTTTGAAACCTATATCGATTCGTGA
- the mngA gene encoding PTS 2-O-a-mannosyl-D-glycerate transporter subunit IIABC, producing the protein MNLAHATSEALIFLEASFKTREEVFEFMTQKLYEQGKVSDSKQFLAAVQAREALSVTGFENGLATPHGKSSAVKEASFAILRLKEPLADYPSLDPTNQVSLIFMLAIPEAEAGSTHLDILAKLAGRLSDHDYLERFKHAETASEMLTLLDESDEVTTVSQGDKGLILGITACAAGIAHTYMAAEAITKAANRLGYQARVEKQGAKGMEDRITAKEVNEAVGIILAHDVSLKGMERFAKLPKVDTTVAEPIKHPDEVVQRLLDKVENYVPSGDDVADFDDTDEQEKSIGQQIKDAILTGISYIIPIIIAGGMISTVAVLITQLFGLQEIAATEGSWLFLLKGLGGGLLGSLMIPVLAGYMAYSIADKPGLTPGFAGGLAAMTINSGFLGGMLAGLLAGFLMNWMKKNIQAKGVFSGFVTFWVYPVIGSLVVGVVMLFLIGKPVAAINNGLIGWLDTLQGTNALLLGAVLGAMVSFDLGGPVNKAAYAFCIAAMSNGNFIPYCTFASVKMVSAFSLSAACLLKKNLFTEQEREIGNQTWLLGLAGITEGAIPFAMGDPIRVIGSFIGGSIITGAIVAYTGLGLNVPGAGIFSMFLLEGDYSGVMGAFIWLGAAILGAAVSTILLIVTRQHKLRKQANR; encoded by the coding sequence ATGAATCTAGCACACGCAACGTCAGAAGCACTTATTTTTTTAGAAGCATCCTTTAAAACACGTGAAGAAGTTTTTGAATTTATGACGCAAAAACTCTATGAACAAGGGAAGGTATCAGATTCTAAGCAATTTTTAGCAGCAGTTCAAGCTAGAGAAGCATTGTCGGTGACGGGGTTTGAAAATGGGCTGGCGACTCCACATGGAAAATCTTCAGCAGTCAAGGAAGCGTCGTTTGCGATACTGAGATTGAAGGAGCCATTAGCAGATTATCCTAGTTTAGATCCTACGAATCAAGTATCGTTGATTTTTATGTTGGCAATTCCGGAGGCAGAAGCAGGCAGCACTCATTTAGATATTCTTGCAAAACTAGCAGGTCGACTTTCTGATCATGATTATTTAGAACGATTCAAGCATGCAGAAACTGCTTCTGAGATGTTGACTTTACTGGATGAATCAGACGAAGTTACAACGGTTTCTCAAGGGGACAAAGGATTGATCTTAGGAATCACAGCTTGTGCTGCAGGCATCGCACATACTTATATGGCTGCTGAGGCGATCACCAAAGCAGCGAACCGACTTGGCTATCAGGCTAGGGTCGAGAAGCAAGGTGCGAAAGGAATGGAAGACAGGATCACGGCAAAAGAAGTCAATGAGGCAGTGGGAATTATTTTGGCTCATGACGTGTCTCTTAAAGGAATGGAGCGCTTTGCGAAGCTTCCTAAAGTCGATACCACAGTGGCAGAGCCGATCAAACATCCTGATGAAGTCGTTCAGCGACTATTGGATAAGGTAGAGAATTATGTACCTAGTGGAGATGATGTGGCAGATTTTGACGATACTGATGAACAAGAGAAATCGATCGGTCAGCAGATAAAAGATGCAATTTTAACAGGAATTTCCTATATTATTCCGATCATCATTGCAGGCGGAATGATTTCAACGGTTGCAGTGTTGATCACTCAATTATTTGGGTTGCAGGAGATCGCTGCAACTGAAGGCAGTTGGTTATTTTTGCTAAAAGGGCTCGGCGGCGGATTATTAGGAAGCTTGATGATTCCTGTGTTGGCAGGATATATGGCGTATTCGATTGCGGATAAACCAGGCTTGACCCCAGGTTTCGCTGGTGGTTTAGCTGCGATGACGATCAATAGTGGATTTCTTGGCGGGATGTTGGCCGGTTTACTTGCTGGTTTCTTGATGAACTGGATGAAGAAAAATATTCAGGCTAAAGGTGTTTTTTCAGGCTTTGTGACCTTTTGGGTTTATCCGGTGATCGGTTCACTGGTTGTTGGTGTGGTCATGCTTTTTCTGATTGGCAAACCCGTTGCAGCAATCAATAATGGATTGATCGGCTGGTTAGATACTTTACAAGGAACAAATGCGTTATTGCTGGGCGCTGTATTAGGAGCGATGGTGTCATTCGATTTGGGTGGACCTGTCAATAAAGCTGCCTATGCATTTTGTATTGCGGCGATGTCAAATGGTAATTTTATTCCTTATTGTACATTTGCTTCGGTTAAAATGGTTTCTGCATTTTCTTTATCCGCAGCGTGCTTATTGAAGAAAAATTTATTTACTGAACAAGAAAGAGAAATCGGCAATCAAACGTGGTTATTAGGCTTAGCAGGAATTACTGAAGGAGCGATCCCATTTGCGATGGGCGATCCGATTCGAGTGATTGGTTCATTTATTGGAGGCTCTATCATCACTGGAGCGATCGTTGCTTATACGGGACTTGGCTTGAATGTTCCAGGAGCCGGAATTTTCTCGATGTTTTTACTAGAAGGTGACTATAGCGGTGTAATGGGCGCGTTCATTTGGTTAGGCGCAGCAATTTTA